A window from Drosophila kikkawai strain 14028-0561.14 chromosome 2L, DkikHiC1v2, whole genome shotgun sequence encodes these proteins:
- the LOC108074277 gene encoding uncharacterized protein — protein MSDNTAVTCALNLVLCGATGFGLFKIGPSEHPWAFTSCLIGFTHGLVGLVGILADDDNAKKMQIKTGGILEIVSLPLVNVDLYLETAESNNIALGHGLFMVPLTVSVILAFWKDEGAIDVSGTVQTLKVLTILGNITSLAFVMINESSVIMGGMAVLAFMAKFGADLCEEHIHDDIRLPIQYLSWSGFFVLSAFAVASEK, from the coding sequence ATGTCGGACAACACTGCTGTGACTTGTGCCCTCAACTTGGTGCTCTGCGGAGCAACTGGCTTCGGTCTCTTCAAGATCGGGCCTTCGGAGCATCCCTGGGCCTTCACCTCCTGCCTGATCGGGTTCACCCACGGACTTGTGGGCCTGGTCGGTATCTTGGCCGACGATGACAATGCCAAAAAGATGCAAATAAAGACGGGCGGCATCTTGGAGATCGTATCGCTGCCCCTGGTCAATGTGGATCTGTATCTGGAGACCGCGGAGAGCAACAACATAGCATTGGGCCATGGCCTGTTCATGGTCCCGCTGACCGTGAGCGTGATCCTGGCCTTCTGGAAGGACGAGGGAGCCATTGATGTAAGTGGAACCGTGCAAACGCTGAAGGTCTTGACCATTTTGGGCAATATTACCTCTCTGGCGTTTGTGATGATAAACGAGAGCAGCGTGATTATGGGCGGCATGGCCGTTCTGGCCTTCATGGCCAAGTTTGGTGCCGATCTTTGCGAGGAGCATATACACGATGACATCCGCCTGCCGATACAATATCTCAGCTGGTCCGGCTTCTTCGTTCTTTCCGCATTTGCGGTTGCCAGCGAAAAGTAG